The window CGGATCCAGGTGTGCTCCAGCCATACGCCGACGATCGCCATGAGGATGGGCATGGCGATGGAGTTGCGGTCGATGTGGGACAGGTCGAAGACGATGAGGGGCGCGTCGAGGTCGATGCCGACCGTCGTCGGGCCGTCGAACATGCCTCGGAGGTCACCGTCGACCAGGCGGTCCAGGACCAGCGCGACGTCCAGGCCCCAGGCGCGTACGTCGTCTATGGCGACGTTCATCGCCTCCGCGGACTCCGGCTCGGGGTGGCGGAGCTGCTCGACGATGTCGGTGAGGACCGGCTGGCGTTCGACGATGGTCTCGTTGACGTAGGCGTGCGCGACCTTCAGGGCGAAGCCGGAGCGTTCGTCCAGGCCGTGGCCCATCGCGACCTCGATGATCGTGCGGAGCAGCGCGAGCTGGCCCGTCGTCGTGATCGCGGGGTCGAGGGGGTTGAGGCGGATGCCCATGTCCAGGGCGGCCATGGGGTCCAGGCGGATGGGGGTTATACCCAGCTCCTGGGCGATGAGGTTCCATTCACCCACGCCGTCCTCGCCCTGGGCGTCCAGGACGACGACCTGGCGGTCGCGGAAGCGGAGCTGGCGCAGGACGTACGTCTTCTCCAGCGCCGACTTGCCGTTGCCGGACTCGCCGAGGACCAGCCAGTGGGGGGCGGGGAGCTGCTGGCCGTAGAGCTGGAAGGGGTCGTAGATGTAGCCCTTTCCGGAGTACACCTCGCGGCCGATGATGACGCCGGAGTCGCCGAGGCCGGGGGCGGCGGTCGGGAGGTAGACCGCCTGGGCCTGGCCCGTGGACGTGCGCACCGGGAGCCTGGTCGTCTCGACCTTTCCGAAGAGGAAGGACGTGAAGGCGTCGGTGAGGACGGACAGCGGGTCCCGCATCAGGTCCTACCTCCGAATGCCGGTGGCGAAGGGAAGGGTGTTCACGAAGGCGCGGTGGTGCTCGCGGTCGCACCATTCCAGCTTCAGGTACGACTTTCCTGCCGAGGCCCTTATCGTCCGCTTGTCGCGGGCGAGGGCGTCGGGGGAGCGGGAGGAGACGGTGATGTAGCCGACGAGATTGACGCCGGCCGCGCCGCTGGCGAGGTCCTCGCCGCGCTGGTCGAGCCGGGAGTTCGCGGCGACGTCGCGCGGGTCGAGGGTGCGGTTCATCTTGGCGGCGCGGGACGCCTCGGCCTCGTCGTTGGTCTTCTCGGTGAGCATGCGCTCGATGGCGACCTCGGTGGGTTCGAGGTCCATCGTGACGGCGACCGTGCGGATGACGTCCGGGGTGTGGACGAGGAGCGGGGCGAGGAAGTTGACGCCGACGGGCGTCATCGGCCACTCCTTCACCCAGGCGGTGGCGTGGCACCAGGGGGCGCGGGTGCTGGACTCCCGGGTCTTGGCCTGGAGATACGTGGGCTCCATGGCGTCCAGCTCGGCCGGCCAGGCATTGCGCTTGGACATCGCCTGGATGTGGTCGATCGGGTGGTCCGGGTCGTACATGGAGTGGACCAGTGAGGACAGCCGCCCCTGACCGAGCGGCTGCCGTACGCGGATGTCGGCCTCCTGCAGACGCGAGCAGATGTCGGTCAGCTCGCGGGCCATGACGACGGCGAGTCCGGCGTCCCGGTCGACCTTGCCGCCGTGGCTGCGGGCCGCGCGGGCCATGGCGCCCGCCTCGGCGGCGAGGTCGCGCGTGTAGTGCATGCAGGCGACGAGATAGGCGCGGTGCTGCTCACTGCTGGTCGACACCATCGACTGGAGCTGGTCGTACGACTGCTGCAGCCACGGCGGTGCCTTCTCGTCGCCGCGGACGGAGACGTCCTTGGCGTGCGCGTCCGGGTCGGCGGGGAGGGTGCGGGCGAGCATCTGCAGGCGGGTGACGAAGCCGTCGCCGTTGGCCACGTGCTTGAGCAGGGTGCCGAAGCGGTCGACCAGGGCTTCCTGGTCCTCGGAGTCGCGCAGGCCGACGCCGGGGCCCTCGATCTCGATGGCGGCGGTGACGGTCTTGCGGTCGGCGTGCAGCAGTACGGCGATCTCGTCGGGGCCGAAGGGGGCGGCCAGCCAGGTGACGCGGCCGATGCCCGGGGGCGGGCCGACCTCGACCTCGCGGCCGTCGAGCCGGGTGCCGGCCTCGACGGCGCTCGAGCGGTAGGTGGTGCCCTGCTTGAGGGTCCGCTTGAAGCTGCGGTTGATCTCGAACCACTTGTAGAACGTGCGGTGCTTGAACGGCACGTACACCGCGGCCAGCGCCAGCATCGGGAACCCGGCCAGCAGCGCGATGCGCAGGGGCAGCAGGGGGACGAGGAGTCCGGACATCATGCCGAGGAACGCGCCCACGACGATCAGGGCGATCTCGCCGGTCTCGCGGTTGCGGCCGATGATCGCGTTCGGCCGGGCGCGGCCGATCAGATATGTACGGCGGGGCGTGACCGGATGGGACACGTGGGACTCGGTCGTCAACGCCCTTCACCTCCCGTGCGGTTGCTGCTGCTGTTGCGGGTGTTGCTGGCGTGGGGAGTGTTGACGGGGCTGCTCGAACGGGGTGCGGGTGCGGCGGAGGGGACAGATCCGCCGCCGCCGTTCGAGGGGCGCGAGCTGTGCGCGGCGACTCCTCCGGAGGCGGGGTTGCTCGGGCGGGCGGCGGAGGACTGGCCGCCTGAGCCGCCCTGGTTGTCCG of the Streptomyces koelreuteriae genome contains:
- a CDS encoding ATP-binding protein, with amino-acid sequence MRDPLSVLTDAFTSFLFGKVETTRLPVRTSTGQAQAVYLPTAAPGLGDSGVIIGREVYSGKGYIYDPFQLYGQQLPAPHWLVLGESGNGKSALEKTYVLRQLRFRDRQVVVLDAQGEDGVGEWNLIAQELGITPIRLDPMAALDMGIRLNPLDPAITTTGQLALLRTIIEVAMGHGLDERSGFALKVAHAYVNETIVERQPVLTDIVEQLRHPEPESAEAMNVAIDDVRAWGLDVALVLDRLVDGDLRGMFDGPTTVGIDLDAPLIVFDLSHIDRNSIAMPILMAIVGVWLEHTWIRPDRKKRIFLVEEAWHIINSPFVAQLFQRLLKFGRRLGLSFVAVVHHLSDVVDGAAAREAAAILKMASTRTIYAQKADEARATGRVLGLPRWAVEIIPTLTPGIAVWDVNGNVQVVKHLITETERPLVFTDRAMTESSADLADDEALRAAELEAEERAAAFVEHHLGDSESTVA
- a CDS encoding SCO6880 family protein, whose protein sequence is MTTESHVSHPVTPRRTYLIGRARPNAIIGRNRETGEIALIVVGAFLGMMSGLLVPLLPLRIALLAGFPMLALAAVYVPFKHRTFYKWFEINRSFKRTLKQGTTYRSSAVEAGTRLDGREVEVGPPPGIGRVTWLAAPFGPDEIAVLLHADRKTVTAAIEIEGPGVGLRDSEDQEALVDRFGTLLKHVANGDGFVTRLQMLARTLPADPDAHAKDVSVRGDEKAPPWLQQSYDQLQSMVSTSSEQHRAYLVACMHYTRDLAAEAGAMARAARSHGGKVDRDAGLAVVMARELTDICSRLQEADIRVRQPLGQGRLSSLVHSMYDPDHPIDHIQAMSKRNAWPAELDAMEPTYLQAKTRESSTRAPWCHATAWVKEWPMTPVGVNFLAPLLVHTPDVIRTVAVTMDLEPTEVAIERMLTEKTNDEAEASRAAKMNRTLDPRDVAANSRLDQRGEDLASGAAGVNLVGYITVSSRSPDALARDKRTIRASAGKSYLKLEWCDREHHRAFVNTLPFATGIRR